One window of the Rosa rugosa chromosome 3, drRosRugo1.1, whole genome shotgun sequence genome contains the following:
- the LOC133739860 gene encoding ABC transporter F family member 5-like isoform X1 — translation MEVSERLERVQKALENAVEDMDLMMRLLDELGKLQNQAQECDLSMVDANISKLMPELGFAPEDGDRWVASFSSGWQMRMSLGKILLQFTRLSTNQSFLSRSFLWVRNKRKSDGTKTNVERNKEEYK, via the exons ATGGAGGTGTCAGAGAGGCTGGAGAGGGTGCAAAAGGCATTGGAGAATGCTGTGGAGGATATGGACTTGATGATGAGGCTTTTGGATGAGCTTGGTAAGCTTCAGAATCAGGCGCAAGAGTGTGACTTGAGTATGGTGGACGCCAACATTAGTAAGTTGATGCCGGAACTTGGGTTTGCGCCTGAGGATGGGGATAGGTGGGTGGCTTCATTTAGTAGTGGTTGGCAGATGAGGATGTCACTTGGGAAGATTTTGCTTCAG TTTACCAGGCTATCTACAAACCAATCGTTCCTCTCAAGATCCTTCCTCTGGGtgagaaacaaaaggaaaag TGATGGGACCAAAACCAATGTTGAGAGGAACAAAGAGGAGTACAAGTGA
- the LOC133740275 gene encoding bidirectional sugar transporter SWEET1-like isoform X1, whose translation MPPSKSPSTVTQYQAYPSQSTSPKTGLSTYDLSELQIEGDANCQKLVIKTRSIEFMPFYLSPVTFLISLSFFAYRLFREDPFIYVSIVFPADKNQFSILKCKFQQLNYRLS comes from the exons ATGCCTCCATCAAAGTCACCATCTACTGTTACGCAATATCAGGCTTATCCATCACAATCAACATCACCGAAGACTGG GTTGTCTACCTATGATCTATCTGAGCTGCAAATTGAGGGTGATGCAAATTGCCAG AAATTAGTGATCAAGACAAGGAGCATCGAGTTCATGCCATTCTATCTTTCTCCTGTAACCTTCTTGATCAGTCTCTCTTTCTTTGCATACAGACTTTTCAGAGAAGATCCATTCATATATGTAAGTATTGTGTTTCCTGCTGACAAAAACCAATTTTCAATTCTAAAGTGCAAATTTCAGCAGTTAAATTATCGCCTTAGCTAG
- the LOC133740275 gene encoding bidirectional sugar transporter SWEET1-like isoform X2, with amino-acid sequence MPPSKSPSTVTQYQAYPSQSTSPKTGLSTYDLSELQIEGDANCQKLVIKTRSIEFMPFYLSPVTFLISLSFFAYRLFREDPFIYV; translated from the exons ATGCCTCCATCAAAGTCACCATCTACTGTTACGCAATATCAGGCTTATCCATCACAATCAACATCACCGAAGACTGG GTTGTCTACCTATGATCTATCTGAGCTGCAAATTGAGGGTGATGCAAATTGCCAG AAATTAGTGATCAAGACAAGGAGCATCGAGTTCATGCCATTCTATCTTTCTCCTGTAACCTTCTTGATCAGTCTCTCTTTCTTTGCATACAGACTTTTCAGAGAAGATCCATTCATATAT GTTTGA
- the LOC133739860 gene encoding ABC transporter F family member 5-like isoform X2, whose protein sequence is MEVSERLERVQKALENAVEDMDLMMRLLDELGKLQNQAQECDLSMVDANISKLMPELGFAPEDGDRWVASFSSGWQMRMSLGKILLQAIYKPIVPLKILPLGEKQKEK, encoded by the exons ATGGAGGTGTCAGAGAGGCTGGAGAGGGTGCAAAAGGCATTGGAGAATGCTGTGGAGGATATGGACTTGATGATGAGGCTTTTGGATGAGCTTGGTAAGCTTCAGAATCAGGCGCAAGAGTGTGACTTGAGTATGGTGGACGCCAACATTAGTAAGTTGATGCCGGAACTTGGGTTTGCGCCTGAGGATGGGGATAGGTGGGTGGCTTCATTTAGTAGTGGTTGGCAGATGAGGATGTCACTTGGGAAGATTTTGCTTCAG GCTATCTACAAACCAATCGTTCCTCTCAAGATCCTTCCTCTGGGtgagaaacaaaaggaaaag TGA